CCAGCCCAGCGCCACGCCAATGGCGAGCACACCAAGCACGAAGGCACGATCACTTTTGCCCATCGGCCCGTCATAGCGCCGTGAGGCGCCGACCATTGGCCCCAACACGCCGGCGTATTCGCTGAATACGGCAAGCAACGCCACCAGCAACACCGGCGCCAGGCTCACGCCGGGAATCAGCGCAAAGGGCAGGATCAAGGCGCTGTCGGCGATCACGTCGCACAGTTCATTGAGGTAGGCGCCCAGGCGCGATTGCTGGCCGAATTCACGCGCGAGCATGCCGTCGATGGCATTGAGGGCCATGCGCAGGATCATCCACAGCGGGATCAGCGCAAACAGCCAGAGGTGTTGGGCAAAGCTGGCGATCAACAAGCCGACCAGCAAGGAAGTGACGCCGGCCAGCACGGTGATCTGGTTGGCGGTGGTGCCGTTGTCGTAAAGACGCTGCACAAGAGGGCGCAGCAGGTTCTGAAAACGCGGTTTGAGCTGGTAGATCGAAATCATGACGCTTCCTTGTCCATGGGCCCGCGAAAAACTGTTTGGAGTGTGCCGATTAATCCGTGCCTGCACCAGTGATGGCTCGTGTTTCTGGGGGTTTAATCACTATTGCGAGAGCACCACAGGACAAATGTGGGAGCTGGCTTGCCTGCGATAGCGGTGTATCAGGCCAACCAACGATCACTGGCAGACCGCTATCGCGGGCAAGCCCGCTCCCACAGGGGATTTGTGCTGTTTTCGGACAAAAATTTCACGCTGCGTGTTATATCGTAACTAATTGTATGTAAGTGGACGTGAAGTAGATGCAAGTGGATCTGGCAGCGGACGGCGCTTCGGTGGAAGGCCTTCCGCGTTTTCAACAAGGGCTGTTCCATGCCCGCCGATTGCGCCAAGCGGGCATCAGCCTGACGGCCCTGGCCGTGGCCGGTTGGGTGCTGGCGCTGTTTGTCGCACTGTTTGCGCCGCTGTCGATCTGGCCGGTGGTGCTGATCAACTGCGCGTCGGCCTTGCTGGTGCTGGTGGCCGGGTTGCAATCGGCGTGGTGGGTGGCGGATTGGCGCGCCCAGGCGCTGGAAACGCCCACGACGGAATTGATCGAAGCCTCCGGCGAAGAGGTTGGCGCGTTCGCACGGGCGATCAATCGGTTTGGCAGCGGCTTGCTGTCACAGGTTGGCGCGCCGGTGCTGTGGCTGTGCGGCTGGTCGTTGCTGGCGCTGATCAGCATCATCGAATTCTGGAACCTGGCCTTGCCCGCCGCCGCGGTGGGGCAATCGGCGAGCATTGGCGCGGCGGTGGCCCTGGCGTTGGCCTTTGGCTTGTTGGTGTTCGAGCGACGCCTGGCCCAGGAAACCGCCGCGCAATGGCCGGAAGCGTCCCAGCTGGCGCAGTTGAGCCGCGTGGCGATTATCAGCCTGGTGGTCAGCGCGATTTGCCTGCTGTTTGCCGGCGCTGAATCCGTCTGGCCACTGCGCCTGGCCGTGTTGACGGGGCTATTGCCCGCGCTGGTGGCGCTGGAGTTTCTGCTAAGGGCCGTGCTGTCACTGTTCAGCCCGCGCC
The window above is part of the Pseudomonas sp. KBS0710 genome. Proteins encoded here:
- a CDS encoding CDP-alcohol phosphatidyltransferase family protein; the encoded protein is MISIYQLKPRFQNLLRPLVQRLYDNGTTANQITVLAGVTSLLVGLLIASFAQHLWLFALIPLWMILRMALNAIDGMLAREFGQQSRLGAYLNELCDVIADSALILPFALIPGVSLAPVLLVALLAVFSEYAGVLGPMVGASRRYDGPMGKSDRAFVLGVLAIGVALGWLGAGWVDAVMWLVAALLAYTLVNRVRQGLKEQQETSPIA